From one Macaca nemestrina isolate mMacNem1 chromosome 5, mMacNem.hap1, whole genome shotgun sequence genomic stretch:
- the LOC105491644 gene encoding histone H4, with protein MSGRGKGGKGLGKGGAKRHRKVLRDNIQGITKPAIRRLARRGGVKRISGLIYEETRGVLKVFLENVIRDAVTYTEHAKRKTVTAMDVVYALKRQGRTLYGFGG; from the coding sequence ATGTCTGGCCGCGGCAAAGGCGGGAAGGGTCTTGGCAAAGGCGGCGCTAAGCGCCACCGCAAGGTGCTGCGTGACAACATCCAGGGCATCACCAAGCCGGCCATCCGGCGCCTTGCTCGCCGCGGCGGCGTGAAGCGCATCTCTGGCCTCATCTACGAGGAGACCCGTGGGGTGCTGAAAGTCTTCTTGGAGAACGTGATCCGGGACGCTGTGACCTACACGGAGCACGCCAAGCGCAAGACGGTCACCGCCATGGATGTGGTTTACGCGCTGAAGCGCCAGGGTCGCACCCTCTACGGTTTCGGTGGCTGA